One window of the Hippocampus zosterae strain Florida chromosome 8, ASM2543408v3, whole genome shotgun sequence genome contains the following:
- the lnp1 gene encoding leukemia NUP98 fusion partner 1 produces the protein MSLRLLPAIIMDDEDDDGNFTKWMSSYWGHGAERCGGGSGGGGGYSRERKRSFRRPARTRVDRRASLPTVSQLDAMKLNRVHAAAVAPAPSHAKSREEKGEVGPHQRARRTSSDDNGRSKSAVPENRIGTIPELTESFQRRLYLQDRCALSPKDDAKLPPLCHDDVYKSETAMAAARLATKRLSDRRRSADEVAGVTAEKQQQPQYTFRRQLSLRRHR, from the exons ATGTCGCTGAGGCTCCTGCCTGCCATCATCATggacgacgaggacgacgacggCAACTTCACCAAGTGGATGAGCAGCTATTGGGGACACGGAGCCGAACGATGTGGTGGAGGATCGGGAGGTGGCGGCGGATACTCGCGTGAAAGGAAGCGAAGTTTTAGGAGACCCGCCAGGACGAGAGTTGACCGACGGGCGTCCCTTCCCACTGTA TCCCAACTTGACGCCATGAAGCTGAACCGGGTGCACGCGGCCGCCGTGGCGCCCGCACCGAGCCACGCCAAGAGCCGAGAAGAGAAAGGGGAGGTCGGACCCCACCAGAGGGCTCGACGGACCTCCTCGGACGACAACGGACGCTCCAAGTCGGCCGTTCCGGAGAACCGCATCGGCACCATCCCGGAGCTGACGGAATCCTTCCAAAGGAGACTTTATCTTCAAGATAGATGCGCGCTGTCCCCG aaagACGACGCCAAGTTGCCCCCTCTGTGCCATGACGACGTGTACAAAAGCGAGACGGCGATGGCGGCGGCCCGCCTGGCCACGAAACGCCTAAGCGACAGGAGAAGGTCGGCAGATGAGGTCGCCGGTGTCACCGCGGAAAAACAACAGCAGCCACAGTACACGTTCCGACGGCAGCTTTCCCTGCGCAGGCACCGCTAA